TCGATCTCCCGATGCCGCGGAAGCCGTCCCCGGGCGTCGAGCTCCCGTCCAGGCGTCTGGCGCGCCTGCGGCGCGCCGAGCGCTGACGACGACAGGCGCCCGTAGGACCGCCGATCGTGGTCTTTCTCGACTCCTCGGCGTTGGTGAAGCTGGTGATCCGCGAATCCGAGACACCTGCCCTCCGACGCTACCTGGCCACCCGCCCCCAGCGCATCGCCTGCCAGCTCGTCCGCACGGAGGTGCCGCGCGCGGTCCGCCACTTCGGGCCACGGGCGCTCGCCAAGGCCCGCAGCGTGCTGGAACGCATCGAGATCGTCCGCCTCGACGACGACCTGCTCGACGCGGCGGCCCTCATCGATCCGGCGGTGGTCCGGTCCCTCGACGCGATCCATCTCGCCACCGCCCGACTGCTGGCCCGCGAGCTCGAAGCCGTCATCACCTACGACAGCCGGATGCGCGCGGCTGCCGAACGCATCGGGCTGATCGTCGTCGCCCCGGCCTGAGCCAGCGTTCGACGCGAGTACTTCCTAAAGGGCCGGAGGATCCGCGAGATCGCCCGCGAGTGGCGGATCGCGCGCAATGCCGTGCGCAAGGTCGTGAGCACGGGGACGACACGGAGCACGTACGATCGCGAGGTCCAGCCAAGGTCGATTTGGACGCCGATACCCCCGCTCACGGGGTCAATTCTCGACGCCGAATCACACACCAAACTGCGCGCGGCGGTAGAGATTGGCTACAGTTGGGCTACAAACGCCCGGAAGCACCGTTTCCCGGGTCCGGCGGGAAGCCGCCTAAATCACCGCCGCCATTGGACATCCGGAATGGTCGCACCTGGACTCGAACCAGGGACCTCCTGCATGTGAGGCAGGCGCTCTAACCAACTGAGCTATGCGACCGGACCGGGGGAGTCGAGAACCTCCGCCGCTACCACGCAGTGCTGGGCGAGGCAAGGTCGGGGCGCGCTCGTGACGGGTCGGGGGGACATCAGGCGGCGGTTTGGCAGCCGAGGAGAGCGCGGCGGACGGCGGCGAGGAGCTCGTCGATGGTGACCCGGCCATCGCCGTCGGCGTCGGCGCTGCGGCACGAAGCGAGCGGGCCGGCGCCGAGCGCGGCGCGCAGCGCCAGGGTCAGCTCGTCGATCGAGACGACACCGTCGCGGTCGCAGTCGCCGACACACGGGGGCGCGACCTCGATCGTCGCGCCGGCGAAGGCGCGGCCGCCTCGGCCGTCGGCGGCGGAGACGATGACGCGCGCACTCCCGGGCGTGACGGGAGTCAGCGTGAGGTGGCCGGCGGCGACCGTGGCCTGCAGCGCATCGCCGGCCACCGCGGCGCGGAAGACCAACGCGTCGCCGTCGGGGTCGCTGAACGTCGCGCCCAGGTCGATGGTGAGCGGTGATCCGCCGAGCTCGATCGGCAACGGCACGACGACGCTCGGCGCCCGGTTGGCCGTATCGCCGTCCGCGTCGTCGGCGTCGATCCAGCCGTCGAGGTCGTTGTCCATTCCGTCCTCGTCGGGATCGCCGCCCACGACCAACACCTCGGCGGGGCGGCTGGTGTCGCCGCGCGCGTCGCTGACGGTGAGCCGGACGCGGTAGGGGCCGACCCGATCGACGAAGAGCTGCGGCGTCCAGGTCTCCGCGCCGGCGAGCCACCAGGCGCTGCCGGCCGGCGCCGATACCAGCTCCCAGCGCGGCGACAGCCGATCGCCGTCGGCGTCGCAGCTCCCGCGGCCGTCGAGACGCACCACCTGCGGCGGCGCGACCGTGCGCTCCTCGCCGGGATCGGCGGCCGGACGCGAATGGTCGGTGTCGGCCCGCAGCACGATGCGCCGCTCGCGCCCCAGCAGCAGGCGCGTTTCCTCGCCGCGCTGCGAGAGCGCGCAGGCTCCGTCGGCGGCGTGCGGCACGAACGGCAGTCCGCGCACGACGACGAGCGGGTCCGCGCAGTCGGCGATCACTTCGACGCGGCCGGGGGACAGCGCCGTGAGACCGAGATCGCCGCGATCGTCGCAGGCCAGCGCCGCCCCGCCATCGTAGGCGAGCCGCCGCGCGCCCGCGCTCCAGGCCAGGCGCAGCCCCCCGTCACCGGCCACGTCGAGCAGCACGACGTCGCCGTCCGTGCGCAGGGCGTGGTCGCCGTCGGGCGGGAACAACGCGAGCTCCGAGCCGTCGGCCGACCGGGTCGCCGCGACGACGCGCCGGTCGCTCGCATCATCGCGCAGCGTCAGACCGGCGCCGTTCGCCACCGACAGCGAGGCGAGCTGCGGCGGCGCGCTGCCGCCGGGCGACGGATACGCGATCTCGACGCCGCGCACCGCGGCGCCGGTGGCGCTGGCGCGGAGCACGGTGTGCGTGCGACGCGCCCCGTTCGCCTCCTCGTGCGGGCCGCTGGTGGTGTCGAGCGCCGGCGCGCCGGCATCGAACGCGAAGCCGACATCCAGACTGGCTCCCGGGCGCGTCCAGCGCCCGCCGGTGGCCGTGGCGGCGAACTCGCCGCCGCTGTCGCCGCCGCCGTTGCCGTGCAGAAGCCAGGTGTAGGTACGCGGCGCCGGCGCCGTCACCGCGTCGGCGAAGACCAGGTACCGGTCGGCCCCGAAGAACACATGCCGATCGATCAGCGCGCTGGCGGCGGCCGGCTGACCGTAGCGCGCCGTCACGCGCGCGGCGTCGAGCCCATCGGTGTCGAGGGTCCGCGAGAGCGTCGCCTGTCCGTCGGCCGGCGGCCGGCCGAACGGGGCGTTGAGCCACTGGGTCGACGCGGCGAGGTAGTCGACCGGACCGGCTCCGTCGACCAGAATCACGTTGTGGTCCTGCGGCTTGGCGACCAGGCCGCGGTCGGTGAAGGAGAAGTAGCCGGGATCGAGCGCCAGGCGCTCGCCGTAGGCGTGGAGGAGGAACGATCCCGGCTCGGCATGCTCGTGCGACTCCGGGGCGAGGCCGCGGCCGTCGCGATCGCGCCCGAACTCCGACGCCGTGTCGTGCTCGGCCTGGACGATCGCCACCACCGCGCTCGCCAGCCAGTCGCTGCGGAAGATCGCGTTGCCGCCCTCGACGTAGAACGCCGTCGGCGAGCCCGCCGGCGGCGCCGGCGTCAGGTGCGCGTCGTCGTAGGTGACGATCGCGTCGGGCGCCAGCGTGACGTTGCCGTCGCTGTCGAAGGGCGCCGGACAGTTCGCCCAGCGCCACGCGGCGGCCGCCGCGTCGACGCTGGGCGCCGCGCCGAAGTAGTAGCAGCGATACGGGTTGCCGTCGTCCACGGGCGCGAGCGAACCGTCGGGCAGCGTCATGTCGAGCGCCCAGCGCAGGCTGCGCGCCAGCAGCGGATGACGCCAGTAGCTCGGCACCTCGATGCCCTCGACCAACCAGCTCCCGCCGTCGACCAGTCGGTCCCAGGCACGCCAGAACGGCAGCAGGTTCTGCGAGGCATAGCGGAAGTAGAACGGCCCCTCGGCATAGGCGCCGTCGCCCGTCACCAGGCCGTAGCGCATGATGAGATCGGCCTGGTCGAGCCCGTAGGCCAGCCATCGCGCGGCATCGCGCACCTGCCTCGGATCGCCGCCGGGCGGGGCGGCATACTCCGCCACGGCAAGGGCAGCGATCACCAGCGCGGCGCCGCTCTTGGCCCGGTGGTTGTTCTGGTGCAGCAGCGCGAAGTTGTTCGCCGTCTCGGGATGCGCGAAGTTCTCGTAGAGCTCGGAGGCCAGATCGGCGATCCGTTCCTCGATCAACGGCGCCGCGGCACCAAAATCGTACCCGGCGCCGAGCAGGAGATCGTACGCCGTCGCGTACTGCAGCAGCTCCTCCGACGTGCTGATGTCGCGATCCCAGCCGCCGAGGGGCGGCGGCACCGCCAAGCGGGAGCGGTTGTACATCGCGGCCAGCAGCTCGTGGGCGCGCTGGCCGACCGCCCGCCGGTCCGCGACGGTCGCGAAGGGCCGGACCTGCCCAGCCGCCAGCGTGCGATCGATCGCGTAGAGAAACGCCAGGCTCTTGGCGGCGCGCGCCTTGAGACGCTCGGAGCCGATGGCGTGGTCGTCGAGCGCCACCCCGTCCGCATCGCGGCTGCGGCGCACCACCTCGCGCAGCAGGGTCGCGTACGGCTCGCGGTCGAGACGCGCCTGGATGACCGGCAGATCCGCGGCCCGGAAGAGGATGCGCGGCCGCGTCAGGTCGACGCCGGGCGGCAGCCACGACGCCGCGGCCGGCGGCGTCGGCCGGACGCCCATCCCCGCCGTCGCCACCACCAACGCCAGCCACAGGGCCTGGCCGACACGCCGCCGCCGTCCCGCCATGCGCTCGACCTATCGCGGGGTACGCGGCGTTGCCAGCGCGCGAACGACAATCTTGACGCACCGCATTGCATTCATGACGCAGTGTGTTAGCGAAGAGGCAGAGGAGGGACTGCGATGGCCAGCAAGCGAACGACGAAGCGCGGCACGGTGCTGACGGCGCTGCCCAAGGGCGTGCGCCGGGTGCAGGCGGAGGCCGAGAAGGCGCTCCACGAGGGCTACAAGGCGACGCTGGGCATGTTGCCGCCGGGCCCGCGCAAGGCGGTGCGGGACCTGGGCAGCCAGCTCGACGAGGCCGCCAGCGAGCTGCGGGCGCGCGGCCGCAAGGCGCTGCGCGGCGTCGAGCGGCGCCGCGAGGCCGTCGTCGATCGCGTCGAAGCGGTGGTCGCCCGCGCCGAGAAGCGCGGCGGTCGCGCCGTCCGCACGATCGAACGCGAGAGCGAGAAGTGGCTCGAGGCATTCGGGACAGGCGCCCGGCGCATGGTGCGGGCGGTGGCCGGGCGGCTCGACGTCGCCTCCGCCCACGACGTCGCCCTGCTGAACAAGCGGGTGGCCCTCTTGGAGCGCAAGCTCACCTCGCGCACGCGCGCCGCCTGAGGCGCGCCGACAAGCCCCCCCAGGGCGAACCTCCCTCCCCGCGCCGGCGCGCCACCGGGCGCCGCCGGGGAGGGAGCCCTCGGCGCGCGGCAGCGAGCTGCGGACCGCGGCGGGACGTCGCGGGGCGGTGGTGAGATGAGTCGCCGTCCGCAGCTCGCTGCCGCGCGCCGGTGATCGAATTCGCGCTTGTTCGATCGCCGGCGCGGCATAAGCTGCGCGGCGACGATGGGTGGACGTGCTTCAGTCATTGCCGGCGCGCACCCGGCGCGGGTGGCGTGGCTCTGGACCCCGGCCGTCGACCTCCTGATCGGCTGCGGCGGCTGGTCGTTGCCGCTGCTCGCGGTCACCGGCTGGGCCGCCGGCGGCAACGCGCTCGATGTCGCCTTCGCCTTCTCGTTGCTCACCCTGGTCTGCAATCACCCGCACTACATGGCGACCGTGCGTCGCGCCTGGGCGAATCCCGGGCGACGGGCGGCGTACCGGCGCTACACGGTTCATCTGGGGCTGGCCCTGGGGGCGACGGCGCTCGCCCTCTGGCGCTGGCCGGCGCTCATCCCCGCGGTCTTCACGCTCTACCTGGTGTGGAGCCCCTGGCATTACACCGGCCAGAACTTCGGCCTGTTGATGCTGTTCACGCGCCGCGCCGGCGTCGCGCCGGAGCGCCGCCTCCTGCGCATCGCCTTCACGGCCTCATACGCGGTCTGGCTGCTGACCGTGCAGTCGCGAGCGAGCAGCGACCCGTACATCTGGTCGCTCGACCTGCCGGCGGCGGCGCTCGATCCAATCGCCCTCGCGCTCGCCCTGGTGTCGCTGGTCACCGGCAGCCTCGCGCTCGGGCGCATGGGCGAACGCGGCGGCTGGCGCGCCATCCTGCCGCCCGCCGTGCTGCTGTCGTCGCAGACCCTGTGGTTCATCGCCCCCTGGCTGCTGCAGGTGGCGGGCGGCCGCGGCGTGTCCCCCCTCTACTACAGCAGCGGCGCGCTCGCGTTCATGCACTGCGCGCAGTACCTGTGGCTGACCACCTGGGTGGAGCGGCGCGAGACCGCCGCCGGCGCCTGGCGGCCGTGGCGGGTGGGGACGGCGCTGGTGCTGGGCGGCATCGCCCTCTTCTCCGCCGGCCCGTGGATCGCCAGCGGCCTCTTCGGCGCCGACCTCCGCGAGAGCACGCTCATCGTCATCGCGCTCGTGAATCTGCACCACTTCGTGCTCGACGGCGCGCTGTGGAAGCTGCGCGACCCGGCCACCGCCGCCGTCCTGCTCGATCCGCCGCCGCCGCCGCTGCCCGCGCCGCCGCGATCCGCACGTCCGGCGCTGGCCGCGGCGCTGGCAATGACGCTGCTCGGACTCGCCGCGCTCGACGCCCTGCAGCAGGCGCTCACCCGCGAGGGCGCCGATCCCGCGCGCCTCGACCTCGCGGAACGTCTGGCGCCGCGCGACAGCCGGGTCGCCGTGCGGCGGGCCGAGTGGCTCGC
The genomic region above belongs to bacterium and contains:
- a CDS encoding heparinase II/III family protein encodes the protein MAGRRRRVGQALWLALVVATAGMGVRPTPPAAASWLPPGVDLTRPRILFRAADLPVIQARLDREPYATLLREVVRRSRDADGVALDDHAIGSERLKARAAKSLAFLYAIDRTLAAGQVRPFATVADRRAVGQRAHELLAAMYNRSRLAVPPPLGGWDRDISTSEELLQYATAYDLLLGAGYDFGAAAPLIEERIADLASELYENFAHPETANNFALLHQNNHRAKSGAALVIAALAVAEYAAPPGGDPRQVRDAARWLAYGLDQADLIMRYGLVTGDGAYAEGPFYFRYASQNLLPFWRAWDRLVDGGSWLVEGIEVPSYWRHPLLARSLRWALDMTLPDGSLAPVDDGNPYRCYYFGAAPSVDAAAAAWRWANCPAPFDSDGNVTLAPDAIVTYDDAHLTPAPPAGSPTAFYVEGGNAIFRSDWLASAVVAIVQAEHDTASEFGRDRDGRGLAPESHEHAEPGSFLLHAYGERLALDPGYFSFTDRGLVAKPQDHNVILVDGAGPVDYLAASTQWLNAPFGRPPADGQATLSRTLDTDGLDAARVTARYGQPAAASALIDRHVFFGADRYLVFADAVTAPAPRTYTWLLHGNGGGDSGGEFAATATGGRWTRPGASLDVGFAFDAGAPALDTTSGPHEEANGARRTHTVLRASATGAAVRGVEIAYPSPGGSAPPQLASLSVANGAGLTLRDDASDRRVVAATRSADGSELALFPPDGDHALRTDGDVVLLDVAGDGGLRLAWSAGARRLAYDGGAALACDDRGDLGLTALSPGRVEVIADCADPLVVVRGLPFVPHAADGACALSQRGEETRLLLGRERRIVLRADTDHSRPAADPGEERTVAPPQVVRLDGRGSCDADGDRLSPRWELVSAPAGSAWWLAGAETWTPQLFVDRVGPYRVRLTVSDARGDTSRPAEVLVVGGDPDEDGMDNDLDGWIDADDADGDTANRAPSVVVPLPIELGGSPLTIDLGATFSDPDGDALVFRAAVAGDALQATVAAGHLTLTPVTPGSARVIVSAADGRGGRAFAGATIEVAPPCVGDCDRDGVVSIDELTLALRAALGAGPLASCRSADADGDGRVTIDELLAAVRRALLGCQTAA
- a CDS encoding type II toxin-antitoxin system VapC family toxin, producing MVVFLDSSALVKLVIRESETPALRRYLATRPQRIACQLVRTEVPRAVRHFGPRALAKARSVLERIEIVRLDDDLLDAAALIDPAVVRSLDAIHLATARLLARELEAVITYDSRMRAAAERIGLIVVAPA